The Oncorhynchus masou masou isolate Uvic2021 chromosome 14, UVic_Omas_1.1, whole genome shotgun sequence region gttgaaagtcatgcgtcctcggATTCACAATCCAACCAAGCgctcatccaacccggaagccagccgcaccaatgtgtcgggggaaacactgtgcacctggcaatcttggttagcgcgcactgcgccagGCCCGCcgcaggagtcgctggtgcgcgatgagacaaggatatccctaccggccaacccctccctaacccggacgacgctaggccaattgtgcgtcgccccacggacctcccggccGCGGCTGGTTACGAAAGATGtgtaacccagagtctctggtggcacagctggcgctgcagtacagcgcccttaacccctgcgccacccaggaggtcctcaataataatgtttaacatatttttttatgactaacccatctctgtaccccacacatataatttatctgtaaggtccctcagtcgagcaatgaatttcaaggacagattcaaccaaaaaggccagggaggttttccaatggcttgcaaagaagggcacctattggtagatggataaaaaagcagacactgaatatccctttgagcatggcgaagatattaattacactttggatggtgtatcaatatagccagtcactataaagatacaggcttccttctcatctcagttgccggagaggaaggaaaccgctcagggatttcactatgaggccaatggtgactttaaaacagttaaagagcttaatggctgtgataggagaaaattgaGAATGGATCAATAAtcctgtagttactccacaatactaacctaaatgacagagtgaatatactacacaatactaaccaatactaacctaaatgacagagtgaatatATTCCAAATATTCCAAGACATGcaccctgtttgcaacaaggcactaaagtaatactgcaaatacTGCATTCCTATGTTTGGGGcaactacaacacaacacattactgagtaccactctccataggTTCAAGcctggtggtggctgcatcatgttatgagaatgcttgtcatcggcaaggactatggagtttttttagataaaaagaaacggaatagagcaaagcacaggcaaaatcctagaggaaaacttggttccGTCAAAGTTccaacagacagagggagacaaattcacctttcagcagggcaataacctaaaacacaaggccaaatatacaccggagttgcttaccaagacaaaattgaatgttcttgagtgacttcgttacagttttgacttaaatcaacttgaaaatctatggcaagacttggaaatggctgtctagcaatgatcaacaaggaacttgacagagcttgaagtatTTTAAATAGAATAataggcaaatattgtacaatccaggtgtacaaaACTCTTAcactgtcactccctgaccttagttatctttgttctcttgattattttggttaggtcagggtgtgacgagggtggttggttgtgtttttgtcttgtctatcATTTTTaacttgtctagggtttttgtatatctatggggttttagtatgtctaggtatatgtaggtctatggtggcctgaattggttcccaatcagagacagctgtttatcgttgtctctggttggggatcctatttaggttgccttTTTAgatttgtgggttattgtctatgtgtagttgcatgtcagcacttgcGTTTATAGCGTCATGGTcgttttgtttaagtgttcttcgtttATTAACGAATAATGTATTCATCTCACGCTGCGCCATGGTCCCATCGGTATGACGATCGTGatatagacttacccagaaatactcacagctgtaactGCGGCAAAGGTGATtcaaacatgtattgactcagggggttgaatacttatctaatatattttgttttttgttttccaTAATTTGCTTTGAAAATTTTATCATTTTTCTTCCAATTTAAAATTAGACTGTGTAGATTGTTAACAAATGACAATTAAATAAATGTTAagcccactttgtaacacaacaaaatgtaaaaGAAAAAAGCACTGTATCCCTGTATTCTAAACTCTGATGGAGTGGATCTCTGTGTATGACGGGACTGTTTTGGCCCGGTGACTCAGGTCTCTGCTCTCTACCCCGCATTGATGTTGAATCTGATATGTATGAATTGTAATATATTTCCTTCTAAGATAAAACAAActctgatggagggagaagtcCATTTACTGACACTCGTAGTCAAGTACgctcaagcgcacacacacacacacacacacacacacacacacacacacacacacacacacacacacacacacatccaaacacacaGGGTGGACGTGTGAAgcctgtcacacacaccacacccaaaACACCAGTCTCTCTGCCTCACACACATGAATAAGCAAACACAAACAAATAGCCAACACACCAAATGGAGTATTTTGTATTCAACTGACTTTGCAGGTTTATATAGAGATACAATATCAACAGAAATATCCAGAATAGCAATAGTGCGTTCAGCTACTGTGCCCAATATGTAAGGATAtgcaggtaactgacaaaataaaggaaacacttgagtaaatgagggatacaaactATAGCCTTCTGAGACCCAGCAATTCATGTTGTCCTCTTTAGTGGACATCAGTTCTTGGTTCTTATCTCTGAGGCCATACAAGCCACCCTATTAAGTCTTGTCACTTTGAGAGGGCATTCTGGGCCTATAAATTATATCACGTGTGGGGGTGTGACCTTGACAACTTTATCTTactggttattttttttattttttttaatggaattcAGATTTTTGTGAGTTTGATATTAAAATTGTTTTTAGAAAGTGAATATCTCAGGAATAGTTAAGTGAGTTGTCAGGACTGTAATACTTTCGCACATTAAATAAGAGCTTATCcagaaatgtcctctgtagtggacaccTGGATGGCGCAACTATGTTTTTTATGTAACGATCGTTGCTGGAAGGATTGGACCATGGTGCCGCGTGGAAGGCGTTCATGTTTATTAATgtgaaccagcaacaaaacaataaagagtaACAAAACAAACGTGCAGCTTTGTAGTGCAAAAAAGgctacaatacaaaaacaagatcccacacacaacaggtggaaaaaggctgcctaaatatgatccccaatcagagtcaatgatagacagctgcctctgattgggaaccataccaggccaacctaGAAACAAAAAACTAGACTGCCcaacctagtcacaccctgacctaaccaaatagagaaataaaaggatctcttaggtcagggcgtgacattttacctacccattgactgtaatgttcCTATTTATGCCCTAATGACAACTACAAAAGACAATTTAACATTTACAATAAAAgataaataacatttttttttttttaagttcttGGTCATTTTCCCCCCCACTCCAAACACTTATGTCTCAGGAggatattgaaagcaggtgcttccacacaggtgtggttcctgagttatttAACtgattaacatcccatcatgcttatcATGTATAAAAATGTTGCCCAGTTGCCCACTCgggcggtttaaggcactgcatttcagtgctagagcCATCACTACAtatcctggtttgattccaggctgtatcacaaccggccgtaattgggagtcccataggttggcgcacaattggctcagtgtcgtccgggttagggtctGGCCGAGGtaagctgtcattgtaaacaaaaatttgttcttaactgacttgcctagttaaataaaggttaaataaaataaaataagtttTGGCTACAATGGCTTGAAGAAGAAATTTCAGTGACTTtaaaagaggggtctcaaaggagcatggGGGTTTAAAAAAGAGTGTCTCAgttaccagatctcaacccaattgaacacttacgaaagattctggagcagcgcctgagacagcattttccaccaccaccaacaaaacaccaaatgattgAATTTCTCATGAAACAATGttgttgcatccctccaatataGTTCGACACTTGTAGCATCTATGCCAAGGATAAttaaagctgttctggcagctcatggtggcccaacgccctgttaagacactttatgttggtgttttacAATATTTTGGCAGTTATCTGCATATAAGGATAGAAGTGAATTGGACATGAATTTAGATGCACCTGCTTATCATATATGAGGCAGAATAATCTGCACaatcctcctctgtctcttacaGCTGCGATTCACACTCTCATGAGATTTTCTCTCTCGACTTGACACATCCCTTTCACATCCACTCTGGTTCCCATCACTGCAAGGTCACACCCATCTAGTCCCCACATTGGTTTTTCTAACCTCTCTAGGCCATCACAAATAGACATACACACTAAGAAACACACCGCTGTGTACAATAGCTACATCATATTGGCCATCTCCCTCCATGTAGTTACTGTAAGCATTCTAAAACTCCACCTGACAcagataccacacacacacctgcaaaaTGGATAAAAATGGAAGTTCAATAACATCAAacaaatggcaaatccaaaaacaCAATCCCATGCTGTTACTGCACAGTAGCCTACCCATGTGTTATCACCAGGACAAGACAATGGACCAAGAAATACATTTCCTCCCACATTCATTTAGTGACTCTTCAACATAGAAGCCTATAGTGGCGGCGCTTGACACTCTGGGAGTCTTTGCCTAATCATCAATGACCCCTGGTGGATATGGAGCATCAATGCATCTTATCATGTGTGTCAATactaattaatatatatatatatatatgtgagtttGTACGCATTAAATCACCCCAGAATTGACCAAAtagagatttttattttattttagattgACATATTTGCTAGAGGCAAAATATATGCTCCAGTATGGAAAATAAGATATTATTGGGTTGGATGACACACACTGGGGTTGGGGTGGACAGCGGATCTGTCTCACGCAGAAGGCATCTTGCCGTGAACCCGGAAGCGATACACACATGTGTAGTCCTGGTGACCCCAGTTGCTGATGATACGGAGCTCCACATAACGATACACACTGTTAGGGTTCTGAGAAAGAGAAGTCCACTGTTATAATCATTTTGACACTTTTATTATATCAGCCCGCCTGTTGCACAAACAATCACCTCAAATGTTAAACTGCTTAAAGCCAAATTAAATTGAAATAATCTGTGTCAATGTCTGGAATCATGTTATCTGTATCTCTACCATGTGTATCCCCACAGGGCACAGATGTCAAGTCAACGTCTATTCCACTTTGGTTCAACATAATTTTATTGAAATGACGTttaaacaatgttgattcaaccagtgtgtgcccagtgggtctcTACCATGTGTATCTCTAATATCTCTTTGTTAGTGTCTGACTCACAGGCAGTTTAAATGTCTGGATAGGATCCCCGGCCTGGTTAAACATGAAAGTCCCGAGCAGTGTTCCCTCTTCACTGTCAGTAGTTATgccctacagacagagagagagagagagagagagagcaagagagagagagttaattaAAGGTACTCAGCATAACACTCCAAAAACATTCCTGTGTGGTTATGATCAAATATACAGGGGTCAGAGGTGACTCACGTAGATGGCAAAGTCCTTAGGAGCGCTGTCTATGTGTCCAGTGGGAGAGACGGCAGTGGAGATGTGCTCCATGGTAACGTGGGTGACGTGGACAGGGTGAGACAGAGCCACAGTCATGGTGCCCTGGGCCCCACGGAAAGGCCAACACTTACCAGGCTGCACCAGCTGGCCCTttggaaaggagagaaagggaagagtaGGGGGGAAGCAAGACAGCGGCGTGTCAGGCTGACAGTGATCTTTAAAGTGCATTCAATCATGgtcacattacattacattacagtttacaaaggaaggagagagacatacTGATCAatgtcaataatatagtctataccagagAAAgtgtcaataatatagtctataccaggtcaataatatagtctagtctataccaggtcaataatatagtctataccaggtcaataatatagtctataccagatcaataatatagtctataccaggtcaataatatagtctataccaggtcaataatatagtctataccaataatatagtctataccagtcAATAATCTATACCagaggtcaataatatagtctataccaggtcaataatatagtctataccaggtcaataatatagtctataccaggtcaataatatagtctataccaggtcaataatatagtctataccaggtcaataatatagtctataccaggtcaataatatagtcttaccaggtcaataatatagtctataccaggtcaataatatagtctataccaggtcaataatatagtctataccaggtcaataatatagtctataccaggtcaataatatagtctataccaggtcaataatatagtctataccaggtcaataatatagtctataccaggtcaataatatagtctataccaggtcaataatatagtctataccaggtcaataatatagtctataccaggtcaataatatagtctataccaggtcaataatatagtctataccaggtcaataatatagtctataccaggtcaataatatagtctataccaggtcaataatatagtctataccaggtcaataatatagtctataccaggtcaataatatagtctataccag contains the following coding sequences:
- the LOC135553727 gene encoding SUN domain-containing protein 3-like, yielding MTVALSHPVHVTHVTMEHISTAVSPTGHIDSAPKDFAIYGITTDSEEGTLLGTFMFNQAGDPIQTFKLPNPNSVYRYVELRIISNWGHQDYTCVYRFRVHGKMPSA